ggatcttcctgacccagggattgaacccaggtctcctgcatcacaggcagattctttaccatctgagccaccaggaaagccttgtACATAAACTTTTATTATGAGACTAACCAAGGAAAAGTTAATTATGCTCAAactttgagttttaaaatttgtgtgaATTATATACCCTTTAGTGGTGATGGTTATAACAGTGATGGGAATGCACTTCATGTGACTAAACTGTACACCtagaaatggttaaaatggtaaattttgtgtgaagtgtattttaccacaataaggaAATTCTGTGCTTTGTTTTCTGTCACCAGGACTGATTTTTAATTTAGTCTTGTTAAAATTTCCCGCTGCCCGTAGGCCTCGCTGAGAATCTGGTCCTGAGTATTCCTGGCTGCAGCGTGTTTCTCTTTGGTGAGGCTGACCTGCCCGAGAAGCGTCCCCTTGTCCAAAGAAGGAAGCAGCTGGGCTGGTTCACAAGGAGGGATTTCAGCGCTCTTAAGCCTGACCTGGGAGCTGCACCTGCCAGAAGATGTGGTTTGACGGGTTTGCAGTCtggatttttttctgctttggttTTTAAACTTGAGAATCCTGAGGTTGCCTTCATTTGGTCTCTCCCACATAATGCAGGAAGGTTACAGCTGGAACTTTCTTGACTTGCTTGAAGGTCTCCTCTCAGGTCTCTCTACTTGCGCCTTTATGAGCCACTCAGGGAGGCTGGAAACCCTCATTGGATACTCGATAAGAGCCCCCAAGAGGGATGTTCAAGATAGATAATGAGCCCTGCTCATCAGTGGCTGCACTGATGATGAGAATGGTTATCACTGGGATGATGGGTCCTGGTGGCCAGGCATGAGGTTGCATCTGGAGACAACTGGTGGCCCAGGATGTGGGTGTAGCTTGCTTTTAGCTGGTGGGAAGGGCTTTCAGTACTTAAACATCCAGAGTGTCCAGGCTGATGCTTACACCTGATGGTCGGTGGTGGAGGCACCCTGGAGAGAGGCTTTCCTACACTGCGGGCTCTAGAAGAGTGAGAACAAACACAGGGAGTGGTATTCTCCCTTGCCCTGGATCTCATCCGCTCTTGTCTctctctgctcctcctgcccACTCCTGGCTTAGAGCATATCTTCAGCAAAGGCAGTGGCGCCATCTCAAAAACTCCATCCCCATTTGCTGCAGTTCACCATCCCAGGTCCATTTATTTGGGTCTTGATTCTTTTATCCTCTAATATCTTCTGTAGGGCTCACTAGTTAAACCATGTTAGGTCACATTTTGGTAGTTAATATTTTAGCTGTTACTAAAATACTAGGTCCCAAGAAGCAAGAGGTGGGCAACCATAAGAAACACATTTCCTCAAGGCACAGTTACACATAGGCTTTTGGTTACTAATCTCTGGTGCAGAATTCTGCTCTCAAACCAGTGACATCTGTCATCAGCTAGAGCGGTGCAGTGAAAAGAGTATGGACTTTGacagtgaaagccactcagctgtgtcccactctttgtgaccaccccgtggactgaagcacagcaggctcctctgtctatggaattctccaggcaagaatgctagagtggattgccatttccttgtctaggggatcttcctgactcagagatcgaacctgggtctcctgcattacaggctgattctttaccatctcagccaccagcaaAGCTCAGAGTGCAGACTTTGAGGCTATGCTCAAATCCTGACCTTGCTCTTCATTGGCCATGTGACTTTAGAATGTTCCTTAGCTCAATAAGCCTCAGTTCCCATATCTTTAAAATGGCcatattaattatttttcccTCATGAGACTGTAAAGTTTAAATGATGGCTATTAAGTGCCAAACGTGGTACCAAGGGACCATTTTTTCCTTCCGTTTAgagaaaagatttatttaaaaagtgattataaGTGTATTCTAGTCTTTACttgtggaaaaaaaggaagaatctgATTTGAACCCTGCCAACTTGAACCTCACATATTTTCCCACGATTTGTCTCACAAATGGAGAAGTGTAAGTTTGTGACTAAGTTTTCAGAAAGCTATTTCCTGGTTTCTAATTTGAGCCTCGCTGAAGACCGAAAGGATTATTACACAAACCTAGTCAGCACAGTGCCGGGTGACTGAGATTACAGTTAGAGGACGGGAGTTAGAAGCAGGAATCCTAGTACTGGAGAACAGAACTGGATTTAGTGCTGGGTTAGACAGTCCCTGGGAAAACTTAACTCTCATTTCTGCCGTGTGGTGGGGCTGAATGGGTTGGTGTTTGGGAGGGACTTTAACCTGCTCTGAAAAGCATATCCAAGTTAAAACCTGAATGTTCGTGGTATCACGAATCATGTTCAGCCTTCTAAGAGCAGACTCAGCTTGTGATCATTTAAACCAAAGTGAGCAGTGCTCCCCCCATCTCACTTAATGATTGTCTGATAATCTCACCTGTTTTACATTGTTTGTTTGGAATGGACAACCCATTGGGGATTTTGATTCCTTCTCTGATTTTTACTCCACATGGAGATCTGTGATTTACATGGAGAATTTCATCAACATCTGAAAATCCTAAGTTTACTTTAAAATGCCAAGATTgacacagatatttttaaaagatggtattTTAAAGGTAATATTTGCACTGGAAGAGGCACTCATGTGACTAATGGTAGCATCAGTTGGTGTAAACTTTTTGGAAGTGAGTTGGTGATGTATATCAAAAGCtctaaaaatatatgtaactGCTTTGCAGAAATTCTAGTTCTAGATTTATCTTAAGTAAATAGATTTATTCCTGAGGAAGCAATAAAAGGTACATGTACTTATGTACCAGTATGTTTATCAAAGagctatttataataataaatactggaaATAATATAAATGTTCAGAATTTGAGAGTGATTAAATAAACTATGGAATACCTTGGCAAGAGACCATTATGCAAGCAATTAAGTGTGAAGGTTTGGAGGAATTTTTAGACAAGTGGAAAATACAGTAGAAAATACAATATAGAGAGAATTTTTAGTTTATTGATTAACACAAcgaatatttattaagtacctaaatgtgccaggcactattatCAATGggaaaaatagaatttatttgcCTTCAAAGAATTTATATTCCAGTGGGGAAGGGGTGAAGAGagcaaaaagagaaacaataagTTACAAgcttaataaataattaattatatgATATGTTAGATAATaagtgttgttgttcaatcactaagtcatattgtgctcttttgtgaccccatgaactgtaagcccacaaggttcctctgtctatggaattttccaggcaagaatactggagggggttgctgtttccttctccaggggatcttcctaacccagggatcaaacccaggtctcctgcattggcaggtggattcttttctgctgagtCATGGGGGAAGCCCCTAGAAAATATATGCTAcagccccaaaaaagaaaaaatcagacaGATTTTTGGTCGTCAGATGGGATAAATGAAGTAGGCCTTGTTGTGAAGGCAGCGTTGGAGTAAAGACTAGGAGAGAGGCAGTTGGCCATGTGGAAATGTGGACAGGAGACTCAGGTGGAAGGAACATCCGGGGTCAAGGCCAAAGGATATAAAGCAGTATAGTGAtttcaatattgtaaaatatatatgcacctatttattttatttatcttatatgtttGTAAGGAAAGGAAATTCTTAAAGCTTCCAACTTATTTTCACTATTTCTCTAAATTGATCTGTTATTATTGCCATCATCTTTCTTAAAGGGCAATTATTGAGGTTTATCATGTCTGTAGAAGCTGGATTGCAGTGCATTCATTCATATTGCTGACGAAAGAgtcaaataagaaaggaaaagcagCACAAGTTTTCCCCCATATGTCTTTTTTGCTAATATCTCCTTTCAAGTGGTAGGCTCTTTAGTTTGTGCAAAAGACATGAAAATTATAAGTTGCCAAGTTTAGGTAGACCGTTACTCCTTGAGGGACTCATTTAATAGGCTCAAAGCAGATTCTAATAGAACATTAAAATGTTTCAGAGAGGAATATAGATATAGTATAGATAAATGGTTTCATGAACAAGATTGTAATTCGAATTTAAGTCACATGATCAACTGAAATATTAGGTTACCTTACTTGCCCAAATTATCTGTTAAGAAACTCTTATATAAGAAGGAATAAaatggtttcatttttaaaagtaatatctgTTGCAGTAGAATTTCTAGCACCTCTGTCACTAGGGTAAAAATATTATTCATCTAATTTTTCAACAAGCTTAGTTCCCAACCACGGCAATttccctcatttttaaatttaatggctttatatatttttctaacatTCTTTATTTACATCAGTATTTCTCAACATAATTTTCCACTCCTCCCATCAAAACAGAAAAGCTTCAACACATTGtttctatgtttatttcttttcctaaaaaatttaaatagaaatgatTGGTGCTATGAACTGAACACTTACAGTTAACTTTCCAGTGACAAATTAATCTATACAGTACCCAAAAGGAAGCAGAATCTATAAGGGAACAGGTTTCTGTTTTGAAGTTCCTTGAGAATATtataaacagaagagaaaaaagtgagCTCAGAAATGATTAACACCCAGAGTCAGTGCCAAACACACAAAATCTTTTAAACCAAATTCCTTTTAAAAGTTTGTAGTTGGCCAGCTCATGAGGAACATAAATAAGGACAAAGCAGTAATAGTTGATACTTTTAGatctataaataaatactttatacatatatattttaaaaccctAAACATGTATGGGATAATTTAAACACTGCTGGCTGATATATTGTATGACTGGCCTGCATATATGCATCATTGTTTAAAAATGAGGGACAGTTCTTTGAACTGCAGTTTCACATGATGCCATGGGAATCATAGATGGAGGTAATTGGCACATCTTGGGATCAGGGACTTCTGCTTAGTTATATCAGTGGGTTACTGAGAGCTGCCCCTGCttacttctttctctctgaaatgAGAAACTGCAGCATCAGGCAGTTTTCTTGACATTGAATAATGCCATTTACTGCATACCCCAGATTTTACCTagtctttgaaaaataatttctggCCTTAGAATGAGTCCTGTTTTCAGGAGACTATACCTGTAATTTTCTATGTTTGCTTGTAAATCTGTTTGGGATGATGGAAGATGAAAGTCTCAATGTGTAATGAAGTGTGTCACCCGTAATTGAAACATGAAGGACTATGTCTCTGCATGAGCTAGTGAAAGGCACTTTTCTATAGAAAACCTGGGGGCAGGGAAGTCGCCTGAGGTTGCTTTCACCTGGGCTGGCTTCATTCCATGATGATGTTAACATGTATCTACCTCTGTGATTTCGTCTCTGAATCGCTGTTACTCTGAAAGATTCAGAGTTGAGAAATTGAGGCTTACGGTTCCTCACAGAATGGGAAAATGTCATAGCTATTTTGCAGAAAGACAGCTGAGCAGAGGCAGTGTCCCTGAAGAAGTGGAACTTGCACTCAGACCCCTGGGGAGCCGTTCCCAGCCCTGTGCCGCAGCGTCTCTTAGCTTTCTCTTCTGAGGATTTGGCCACATGCACAAGAGTCCTGCGTTCTTCCCGCCATGGGAGTACTGGACTTAGCAATTATGTTTGCGTTTTATGGCTTTAGTCATCAAATGTCCTGTTTCAGCTGTGGTTTCTCTTTAATACAtgttctaaaaaatgtaaaatcccGATATGTAATGATGACTAATTGCTTTCAGTGTAGGAACAGCTGTCTGTATTTTTGAACCTGGCTTCCAAGGCTGTCGTCTTGCTCTGTTTGTTACCCTGAAGCAAGGCCCACAGTTAGGCTAGGTTTTATCTTTTGTTTagccttcatgtttttacacccaGGAACCTGCATGGTTCTTGGCACTCAGCAGGTTTCagtaaaaacatatttaataagAGAGCCGCACATTAGTTCATGAGAATCTCTTTATTTATTCAATGTGTAATGCAAAGTTCTCTCTTCAgacataaaaatgcaaaatactcTAAAACACCACCTTGGCTCCCTCCTTACGCATCTTTTAAAGCTAAGCCATCAAAGCAGAGCTTAATATAATAAGCAGAACTTTTAAATACATCCCTTAGCAAACTTCTGACCCCCTAAAACAAAACCCCTTCTGTTGGAGGAAaatattgagaatcttttcaccattaattgATTGAAGGTGATGGTGCCTGGAACAATTTTTGAGAATAAGTTTgatctaaagggaaaaaaaaaaatgtgttttttctgAGTGctgcttttccatttttctaatgGGCTCTTCACTATTGTTTTGTCTGAATGCAGTTTTTTATTTGTGTTATTCCAGACGTGGTCCTACCACAAGCATCTTTAAACCAGACATTAATAGCATAGTTCACAGTCATTACTGCCAGTGCTCAAACACAAATATTGCATTTGTGTTTGTAAAAACTACACATCAGATGTTAATTAAgtgcatttgttttttttatgCTTAAACAATCTGGCATAAAGAGTTTACATCTATATCAGTTCACCATAAGGTCTCTACAATATCTGAATCACCAGCCGTACAGTATATGATAAATACAGTGTTTCCAcacaggaaaataacagaattgtCAGGAAAACATCAGGCCTGTTATATTTCCCTGtgaaataatagcaactgaatctcagtttctttttgataaaaaaaaaaagtatttaactAGGAGTAAACACCAATATTTAGAACgataaatttttcattaaagaaCACATGGAAAGTGAAATCATaccaaagatttttttccttgtttttagcTTGCTTCAGGGCGTTGTGACAGTTGCTTTGGAATaaaattggaatttcagctttgcaGTGAGATTCATGCTGCCGCCGGAGCAGCCGAGTGCCAATCTGCGGGAGGCAGGAGCCGAGCGAAACCGCAAACTGAGAAACAAACTTTCACATCAGGTTTCTAATTTTAGAGCAAAAAATGGAATTACTTTAATTATATGACATTTAACTGGAAATACGATTTGCTGGGATTAATTGCCtcccttaattaaaaaatttttactaaGTTTAAATTAGCATAAAAAGTCAAATCCAGCATCTTAAATAAGgtcagtgggactgctggatttAAATGCAGAATTTGATTGATTAGAATTGGATCACCATATTGGTGTTGGACTTGGGAAGGATTAAATGGAAGAATTAGAAACATGTGCATTTGGGCAGAAAacagtttctctctttttccttctttctttcttcttttcttccttcctttcttcttgtctttttttcttcctttctttctttttcctaaggCAGAAATGGATCATGGCCTTATAACCCCTCAGGGTGAAAACCACTACCTGCTTAGACCAGAAACTTCTCAGCTTCATTGACTTGTCTCTGTTAATCACTGCTTAAGTAAGACATAGTGGTAAAGCAAAATCAGGTATTGTGTAGCTAAAGCTCAATAGAAGAGTTTAAAATACACGTAACAAGGGCATACACCAAAAGTATCATTCTGTATATAAGTGATTACTCTTACTTTATTCAAAGTGAAGtcgagtgaagtcgctcagtcatatctgactctttgcgaccccatggactgtagcctaccaggctcctccatccatgggcttttccaggcaatagtactggaatgggttgccatttcctttattCAAAAGAGAATACAGAAGTTACttcttatgtttaattttatttttctaagaaataattaattttaaagtatgcttttgaagaaattttttaagtagagttttattttatttgattaagTCAGTGTTGGGACAAGTGAATTCTTTGTGACACTCGTGCTCTGGACTTAACATCTAAATTTCTTATACATTTAATAATTTATCTTAGGTAAACTATTGTTTATATTATCTTTTATCTTAGGTAATACATTCATTTATTAGCAAGAGTGATCAATTTTAGAAACTCTGTGACAAAAGGGACAGTTATTGGGCACATGGGGATAAAAGGTGCCTTGCAATCTGCTAGAGGATTTAGAAGAAGTCCTGTCCCATGTATTTAGGGATCGAATGGTCCATGCTACCATATTGTCAGAAGGAGAGGCCCTGGGTCCATATGAATGAACTTACCTTGAAAGTGACTTGCTCCCCCAGGCTGATAAATTACACATAAATATCTGAACATTGACTAGGCATATCAAAGTTCTGGAATAGCAGAGCACAATAGGCCTAATGGATATTTTGAATAGTACTTAATAAGCCCCCCGTATGAaactctatatatgtatatttatatacacacacacacgcatacttTTCAGCAAAATGTGAGCGTGATCTAGCTATTTGTTTGGATAGTGATAAAGGTGAGACCACTTCTTGAATCAGAATAGGGTATGTGTGTCAGATACGAGGCAATGGGATTTTTGTAACACTACCTGTTCAGGGGTAGAGGAGAGAGAAACTATGCTTGGATGCTTTCAATTAATGAATGACATTAGCATTGACAAAAAAAAATGTCCAGTTATACTCTGTGAAATGTTAAAACTGATATAATTCTCAAAGATATTTAGAGTAAGTGATTGGTGTATGAGGTTGAGAGAGATATGTATTGACTGttaggaaatttaatttttatgaaatcagCATTATGGAGAAATACTGTAATTTGATTCATTCCTGCAGAATTCCCAGTAGAAAGAGGCCCAGCCTCGGGAGTTGAAATGTTTCATTATGTACATGTGTGGGAAAAAGATGAAATGTGGTTTCCGTGTGCTGATTTTTTGTAAAGCGTCTATTAGTATGAGAGTACCCAGGCTAGGCAGCAAAGCCCCCGAACCACGGCTGTCAAGGGGAGAGTGAATTCAACAGGATCTCTTGTTGAATACTGACATCATGAGCAATAAGTTTGAAAGTAGTAAGAAAAAGCAATGACAGTAAAATGATGTTGAAATAGTAGCTAAAGAATTGTCTTATGCTGAAGATGAGGTCAGCCTTTTATCCCTCATCAATCCCTAGTCAACTTAGCTTTTAGAAATGTGAAGTTGCCCCAAAATGAGGAAACTGCAAACCTAAGCTTTTTATACCAATGCTAATTTAACCAAGTTGTCCATCTTATAATGTAAACTATAATTAGAGCAGGGATATTTATGTAATGTGAGCTGCATCATCCCCAAGGCAGGGTAAAACATGCTCTAGAGTAACTGGGCTCTGGAATAGCAATGACAATCCTAGTCCCTTGGGAAGCCAAGGATGGAAGAAAGAGATGCCTCCAACTGGTTATACCAAGAAGGTATACATAGTGCTCCAAATCCTGCCCTGCCAAACCTACGTCATCATGAGACACAAGAGTCCCTTTTTCCTTCCCAATTCCAAGACTGTTTGTTACTTTTTAGTGACCTCCTTTACTAGCCAAGACTGTTGAGGTTCATTCGAATCTGATCTTAACCTAGCTCAGTGATGACAGGTCTGTGTTTGGGGAGGAAGAGATGAGTACAGAGTGTGATTTATTTCTGTCTCCCAGACCCATAGACCTGGCACTGAATTCCAGCCCCTGTGAAGATGGCCTTGTAAATGAATGGAAGGCCAATACATTTTACTGCTATTGatatttgattttcaaatgtgcCTTTTGAAATATCTGTTGATATTTTCAAAAGTCTGAGCTTTTCTTAACCATTCTAGAGTAAACATCCAGATACATTTAGAGTAGATGAAAATATCTACTTGTAGCTCAAATAACTCTGTTGGTAAAAAATATGTATGACCTTTAGAAAATTCTGGAGTTAATAATGAGGAgtatttctgtgtattattttaaaataaaatcaagtaaaGTCAATAGAATAGAGTAGAATTGGGTAAAGACTAGAATCTTCAAGATTTTACTTTGCTTGACTAACATGCTTTTCTAAATGATTTAGGCATCGGCGCTAGCCCATACGTGATGAACTGCAATGTTACCATAGATTCTCAAGACTTGGCTCTGGGAAAAGAAATTGCTAGTGCCATTCGGGGCTCAAATGTGAATGGACTGAAGGGCGTCCAAACAATGGCTTTTCCTCATGAAGGGAAAATTGAGATAGCTTGCAATGTAGAGAGTTTTGAAGATCAAGAAGTTACAGAAACCTCTGAAGGCTCTCAATACATGGCTTACAGTGTCCTTGGGGACCATTTTTATTATGTATCTCCTCATTACATAGAAGCTCAAGTTAAAAAATTGGCAAGTGATCGAGGAATCGGTACGATAGGGAGAGCATTAATTGGATTTACACCCCAAGAGTGCAAGAGCTGTGCTGAGTATGCAATAAAGGAAAGCATTGGGGAGTTCTGGAAGATACGTGGAGGTGTTTTCATGTGATCCAATCGAAGGTTTCATTgaaattgtaagaaaaaaatatcagcCATTGCAAACTTTTCTTATCGGCCTGTGAAGACAAGGAGAAGATCCAAGAGCTTGGTTCCAGGTGTGAATTGGAAAACTAGAAGCATTCTCTGTCCAACGACAGCAACAGGTGTTTATAGATTGtaattgctttatgatatttCTATTCATCATTGAAACTTTGTGAAATCTTCCTCTGTATCAAGTTCATGCACTTGGGTGTACTAGAAGCCCCCCTGAATGAGCTGGATAAAATGGCCATCGTTACTGAATCATCTTTGATTATTATGAACTCAACTAAAAACAGACTCCATTTGTTTGGTGTTCCTGAGCTCTTTATTCCAGAGTCCTGTATCCAATGCTCATTTTTTGagtcatcattttttttaatgtgcacttttaaaaatcaagtacTAAGTAACTAAAAAATGGGGAGAATTATAAACTAAAATGATCAAATAAAAGACTAAtcatattcttttattctttcttgtctTGTTTAGGATGACCTACTATTCATTCTGAAGATAATTCCAAAAGCCAGACTTGtctaatttttttatgtttatgtgGGAAAGTGGAATGGCGGTGTTGGGCATGACTTCAAGGGATTATATTTATCCTTTTTGGAATTTAAATGGAAGTCTGAAGGTTTAGGGAATTTATTACTCTTGAGTGAAGTGAAGGTATTGGTGGAAGAATTTtgtttgaaagaaatcaaaatatgttgcCTCTTTGTGAACTAAAAGAAGCCACTTGCTAATTCTGGCAATTTTATGTAAATCCTTAGTGCTTATGTTTTTCAGTACAAGGCGTTTTTCTGTCcataaaacacaaagaaataaatttttccatAGATTTTGTCTAGCAAATAAATTGTGGTTTTGGCTAATAAGAGCACGTAATGTGAatttaagtaattaaaaataaaagaggttGAACTCAGTCTTTTTATAGGATCCAGGGCATGCATGGACTCTCAGTTtcgtccaattctttgagaccccatggactctagcctaccacgcacctctgtccatgggattccagaggcaataatactggagtgggttgccatttcctcctgcaggggatcttcctgacccagggatcaaacccgggtctcttgtgtctcctgcattggcaggcagattctttatcactgagccgcctgggacaCCCATAGGATCTGGTCATCTATCCAGTCTGTGTATTGGCCGCGCCAGGTCTTCCATTGCAGTGCGGGGCTCTTCATTGCGGTGCataggcttcctctagttgtgctGTGtctgcttctcctgttgcagccCCTGGGCTTAGTCCCCCTACTAGAGATCAAAaccgcgtcccctgcattggagggcagattctaaaaccactggaccaccagggaagtctgtatcCTAACATATTTTTTTGACTTACATTTGACTGTTGACTGCAACTGCATTAATTTTGTTTCAGAATTATACTTCTGGGGTGTTTTCTTTTTGCCATCAATATAAATACAAGAAAGATAGAGTAATGATGAACCACGTGTGGTTTTCAGATGCAAGGAAGTTTAGCTGCTGTGGTGAAAAGAGCAGATGCTCTCCAGTTAGACCCAGTGGATCTGGGAGAGCTGCGAAGTAGTCATgccttgcttttctcttgctttggcagagGCCATGTGGCCTAGTAGGACAAGCCCTGGACAGCAGATTCTGGCTTGGGTTCTGGCCCTTGTTATCTTTCATGGAGCTGTAGTTTAATTACctgtaaaatagagaaaagagttTCCACCCAGATCATGTTCTGGGGAATTAAATGGAAGTACTTTGTAAGCTGtaatgtgaaaatgaaatattagcaCTCTTTCCAGATCTCACCTGGAGCTCTGCTTCACTTATGGTCATCAACGTTGAgtaggtgggacttccctggtggctcagatggtgaagagtccaccctcaatgcaggagaccagggctgatccctgggtggggaagatgccttagagaagggaatggctacccactccagtactgctgcctggagaattccagggacagaggagcctggtgggccacacaccatagggtcgcacagagtcggacatgactgagcgactgacactttcgtTAAGCGGGTGATTGAGAGTAAAAACACAGGATGTCACTGTGTCATTTGGGGATGTAGTAGCAGTTGATTcatttgccatttcccttcttaaCTTCTCCAGATTCGTATCACTGTAGTCCAGACTGCTGGTTTTGAGCAAGGCTTATTTATAACCAAACATCTATTTAATGGgtgtatagagtttcagttcttGAAggccaaaaaaaagcaaaattctggagatggatagtTACGATGATTGTATAGTAATATaaatacttaatgccactgaactacacacttaaaaatggtaaatgttatatgtattttactacaattaattattgaaaattatatattaatttcatgaaagtttaaaacaaaatctgaatAAGTTAATTTCACTAACTCCACACttcctaaataaaattttatcaaatttctAATATCCATTAAAGTATACAAGCACATAAGAcctgtttttccctttttcatcTATTATGATGAACTCAAGTACTACATATGAGACTTAGTTCATTGGTTTAAAATAGAGTTGATTAAATTTGACCTATGATACAGCTA
The sequence above is a segment of the Dama dama isolate Ldn47 chromosome 8, ASM3311817v1, whole genome shotgun sequence genome. Coding sequences within it:
- the FTCDNL1 gene encoding formiminotransferase N-terminal subdomain-containing protein isoform X2; the protein is MSSCRVGLRLAACLLNISEARKKYIVENIAKAALLERNGQRHPEVSVLNIFSDPEYNRSVITIAASIEEIGNSVLAACLEAFQSIDMEVQEGIHPCLGAVDLIPIYPLSGVGVEECGAVARSLAENLVLSIPGCSVFLFGEADLPEKRPLVQRRKQLGWFTRRDFSALKPDLGAAPARRCGLTGIGASPYVMNCNVTIDSQDLALGKEIASAIRGSNVNGLKGVQTMAFPHEGKIEIACNVESFEDQEVTETSEGSQYMAYSVLGDHFYYVSPHYIEAQVKKLASDRGIGTIGRALIGFTPQECKSCAEYAIKESIGEFWKIRGGVFM
- the FTCDNL1 gene encoding formiminotransferase N-terminal subdomain-containing protein isoform X1; protein product: MTEKKITMSSCRVGLRLAACLLNISEARKKYIVENIAKAALLERNGQRHPEVSVLNIFSDPEYNRSVITIAASIEEIGNSVLAACLEAFQSIDMEVQEGIHPCLGAVDLIPIYPLSGVGVEECGAVARSLAENLVLSIPGCSVFLFGEADLPEKRPLVQRRKQLGWFTRRDFSALKPDLGAAPARRCGLTGIGASPYVMNCNVTIDSQDLALGKEIASAIRGSNVNGLKGVQTMAFPHEGKIEIACNVESFEDQEVTETSEGSQYMAYSVLGDHFYYVSPHYIEAQVKKLASDRGIGTIGRALIGFTPQECKSCAEYAIKESIGEFWKIRGGVFM
- the FTCDNL1 gene encoding formiminotransferase N-terminal subdomain-containing protein isoform X3; the encoded protein is MTEKKITMSSCRVGLRLAACLLNISEARKKYIVENIAKAALLERNGQRHPEVSVLNIFSDPEYNRSVITIAASIEEIGNSVLAACLEAFQSIDMEVQEGIHPCLGAVDLIPIYPLSGVGVEECGAVARSIGASPYVMNCNVTIDSQDLALGKEIASAIRGSNVNGLKGVQTMAFPHEGKIEIACNVESFEDQEVTETSEGSQYMAYSVLGDHFYYVSPHYIEAQVKKLASDRGIGTIGRALIGFTPQECKSCAEYAIKESIGEFWKIRGGVFM